Proteins encoded within one genomic window of Spirulina major PCC 6313:
- a CDS encoding DUF937 domain-containing protein yields the protein MSLVNALLGAIQDPNAQASPNQLGGILNTVQQLSQTTQANPDAMQTAMGIVGKYVRSGLQETKNTQGAAAAQDLVNQYSGTQPNAQVVNLLLNQEQVQNLISEVAQKTGLPAATIQGLLPSLIPLVLQFLQSGTPTDGGANNAVLNSFLDTDGDGDVDLADAMKMASRYL from the coding sequence ATGAGTCTAGTTAATGCCCTCTTAGGCGCAATCCAAGACCCCAACGCCCAAGCCAGTCCGAATCAACTCGGCGGCATTTTAAACACCGTCCAACAGTTGAGCCAAACCACCCAAGCCAACCCCGACGCAATGCAAACCGCCATGGGCATCGTCGGTAAATATGTGCGATCGGGTCTTCAGGAAACGAAAAATACCCAAGGTGCTGCCGCCGCCCAAGATCTTGTCAACCAATACAGCGGCACGCAACCCAACGCCCAAGTAGTTAACCTACTCCTCAATCAAGAACAAGTCCAAAACCTAATCAGCGAAGTGGCTCAGAAAACCGGACTTCCTGCCGCCACAATTCAGGGTTTGTTGCCCAGTTTGATCCCCTTGGTTTTGCAGTTTCTCCAAAGCGGCACACCCACCGATGGCGGTGCGAATAATGCCGTCCTTAATTCCTTCCTCGATACCGATGGCGATGGCGATGTAGATCTCGCTGATGCAATGAAAATGGCGAGTCGCTATCTATAG
- a CDS encoding DUF928 domain-containing protein gives MLRRSLVLGLSTVLLSIAMETQGVTVPSLEQRPSDAAIAQIRRDRGAPDHTESHGGQAIPAPPEANQTQRRDRGAPERTDSLGGQVFTPPDIFVPGDTTRGGETLEPIPSKTCTTDPDATVQVLASINEYGQAHGLTSTPFPTLYAYIPPSTAPTGFLTLINADLETIAQIPIDLPAQGGIVAVNTAEVEPPLSPLVTAEWYEWHVTLICDAEIRIESEPAFLMRVEPDSTFTDQQAAATAKALPVLFGQEGLWYDALAASFEYHGQVPEDEEWLPEWQQLLLDGNLDSVLEALDLMPALTPEPLVPPTSPAR, from the coding sequence ATGTTGCGACGATCGCTTGTTCTTGGCCTCAGTACTGTGTTACTCAGCATTGCTATGGAGACTCAGGGGGTTACCGTGCCATCCTTAGAGCAACGGCCAAGTGATGCAGCGATCGCACAAATTCGGCGCGATCGCGGTGCGCCTGATCATACCGAAAGCCATGGCGGCCAAGCGATTCCTGCCCCCCCGGAGGCCAACCAAACCCAACGACGCGATCGCGGCGCACCCGAACGTACCGACAGCCTCGGCGGCCAAGTCTTTACGCCCCCCGATATTTTCGTTCCGGGTGACACCACGCGAGGCGGCGAAACCTTAGAACCCATCCCATCCAAAACTTGCACCACTGACCCCGATGCCACCGTGCAAGTCCTCGCCTCCATCAACGAGTACGGCCAAGCCCACGGCCTGACCAGCACACCCTTTCCCACTCTCTATGCCTACATTCCCCCCAGCACTGCCCCCACGGGTTTCCTTACCCTGATCAACGCAGACTTGGAAACCATCGCGCAAATCCCGATCGACCTACCCGCCCAAGGGGGAATCGTTGCGGTGAACACCGCCGAGGTGGAACCGCCCCTGTCGCCTTTGGTCACGGCTGAATGGTACGAATGGCACGTCACGCTGATCTGTGATGCTGAGATCAGGATCGAAAGTGAACCGGCGTTCTTGATGCGCGTCGAACCTGATTCCACCTTCACAGACCAACAGGCAGCGGCGACGGCCAAAGCGTTACCGGTGCTCTTTGGTCAAGAGGGACTGTGGTACGATGCCCTCGCTGCATCGTTTGAATACCATGGACAAGTGCCGGAGGATGAAGAGTGGCTCCCGGAATGGCAGCAGCTTCTCCTGGATGGGAATCTAGACTCTGTGTTAGAGGCGCTGGATTTGATGCCGGCACTAACCCCAGAGCCGCTTGTCCCCCCCACGTCTCCCGCTCGCTGA
- a CDS encoding YbjQ family protein — translation MILSTTDTLQNQPVREYLGVVTAEVVYGSNALRDFFAGIRDIIGGRTGAYEQVFEKGQKSAIAELEERAKKMGADAVIGIEIDTGTINLDSSGVLLLITATGTAVKF, via the coding sequence ATGATTTTATCCACCACTGACACGCTTCAAAACCAACCTGTACGGGAATATCTCGGCGTTGTTACGGCTGAGGTGGTTTATGGCAGTAATGCGCTGCGGGACTTTTTTGCGGGGATTCGGGATATTATCGGCGGCCGCACGGGAGCCTATGAGCAGGTGTTTGAGAAGGGCCAAAAAAGTGCGATCGCTGAACTCGAAGAACGGGCCAAAAAAATGGGCGCTGACGCAGTGATCGGCATTGAAATCGACACCGGCACCATCAATCTTGACTCTTCGGGTGTTCTGCTCTTGATCACTGCCACGGGGACGGCGGTTAAATTCTAG
- the ahr gene encoding NADPH-dependent aldehyde reductase Ahr — MIQAYAATTAGGTLESFAYDPGALPGEEVEIQVEYCGLCHSDLSMIKNDWGMSAYPLVPGHEVVGTVVAVGDRVTTLSVGQRVGLGWFSRSCLHCNPCLSGDQNLCATAEGTIVGRYGGFADRVRAQAEWVIPIPDGIDPAKAGPLFCGGITVFNPIVQCGVKPTDRVGVIGIGGLGHMAVQFLKAWGCEVTAFSSNPAKAAEIRELGADHIVNSRDPDAIAAVADSFDFILSTVNVDLDWGAYVTALRARGRLHFVGAVPRPIQLGAFPLILGQKSVSGSPLGSPATTATMLEFVARHKLEPVTEVFEFSQVNDAIAHLEAGKARYRVVLKK; from the coding sequence ATGATTCAAGCCTACGCAGCCACAACCGCCGGCGGAACCCTAGAGTCGTTTGCATACGACCCTGGGGCATTGCCTGGCGAAGAAGTCGAAATTCAGGTGGAGTATTGCGGCCTGTGTCACAGCGACTTGAGCATGATTAAAAATGATTGGGGCATGAGTGCCTATCCCCTCGTGCCGGGGCATGAGGTGGTGGGAACGGTGGTGGCGGTGGGCGATCGCGTCACGACCCTAAGCGTTGGCCAGCGGGTCGGCTTGGGTTGGTTTTCCCGGTCTTGTCTCCATTGCAACCCCTGTCTGTCTGGCGATCAAAACCTCTGTGCCACAGCAGAAGGGACGATTGTGGGGCGGTATGGCGGTTTTGCCGATCGCGTTCGTGCCCAAGCGGAATGGGTGATTCCGATTCCGGATGGGATTGATCCAGCTAAAGCCGGACCGCTGTTTTGTGGCGGCATTACGGTGTTTAACCCGATTGTGCAATGTGGGGTTAAACCAACGGATCGGGTGGGCGTGATTGGGATTGGTGGTTTGGGTCACATGGCGGTGCAGTTCCTCAAGGCTTGGGGCTGTGAGGTAACGGCGTTTTCTAGTAATCCGGCGAAAGCGGCGGAAATCCGCGAGCTAGGGGCGGATCACATCGTCAATTCCCGCGATCCCGATGCGATCGCCGCCGTGGCCGATTCCTTTGATTTCATCCTCTCGACGGTGAATGTGGATCTCGATTGGGGGGCCTATGTGACGGCGTTGCGGGCAAGGGGACGGCTGCATTTTGTCGGGGCGGTTCCCCGTCCGATTCAGTTGGGGGCGTTTCCGCTGATTTTGGGCCAAAAATCCGTTTCTGGGAGTCCCCTGGGCAGTCCGGCAACGACGGCGACCATGCTGGAGTTTGTCGCTCGTCACAAGCTCGAACCTGTGACGGAGGTGTTTGAGTTTAGCCAAGTGAATGATGCGATCGCCCATCTCGAAGCGGGCAAGGCTCGCTATCGGGTGGTGCTGAAAAAGTAA
- a CDS encoding pentapeptide repeat-containing protein: protein MNIRALLGLVVGLLCCSFLWFSPLAQAGSSSLIRAYDDVRVTTKDFHGATLNEAEFANTSLDEADFGDAKLIGAVFNGCSLRGATLKNADFRTGIAYLSDFKGADLTNARFSEAMLLRTIFTDATITGVDFTDAVLDRDQKKQLCERATGVNPVTGADTYESLGCY from the coding sequence ATGAATATTCGTGCTTTGCTTGGCCTTGTGGTCGGCCTATTGTGCTGTAGTTTTCTCTGGTTTTCCCCTCTAGCCCAGGCGGGGAGTTCATCATTAATTCGGGCCTATGACGATGTGCGCGTCACCACGAAAGACTTTCATGGTGCAACTCTCAATGAAGCTGAATTTGCCAACACGAGTTTAGATGAGGCGGATTTTGGCGATGCAAAGCTGATTGGGGCGGTCTTCAATGGCTGTAGCCTCCGGGGTGCGACGTTAAAAAACGCCGATTTTCGCACTGGGATCGCTTATCTGAGCGACTTCAAAGGAGCCGACCTCACCAATGCGCGTTTTTCCGAAGCGATGCTCCTGCGCACGATTTTCACCGATGCCACCATCACGGGGGTTGATTTCACCGATGCCGTCCTCGATCGCGACCAAAAAAAGCAGTTGTGTGAACGGGCGACGGGGGTGAATCCGGTGACGGGGGCGGATACCTACGAATCCTTGGGCTGTTATTAA
- a CDS encoding phospholipid carrier-dependent glycosyltransferase, which translates to MLLATLNRSVKRYGFPLALGAIFGFAIALRFWRLGQFNTLVFDEIYYPVFANRYLIGEPVFNSHPPLSQTLMAIAMWIGSWWPAPPDMINGLTGSMRSTLSYRWLNAIAGAWVPIIAALITYHLSQRRSFAITTALLLSLDGLLLVESRYGLNNIYLVLFGLLGHLYLIRGLRTPPLPRIPAQPKRQVRWFRDYRGTRFATLRQVSDWVSDRLHSRRPPQPWQQFSLAGVWFGCAAAVKWNGLGYLFAIALLWIVAIALAWIVPHRLRTAHAFPLNALAQIRPLPALLYFALIPLLTYCLLWIPHLWLNPTPNFWQVHRQILAFHHAVGSGSAVHPYCSPWYSWLLMWRPVAYFYATARSLDETVPAYPPLPSNASTLIYDVHAMGNPILWWGATGAIALLLLLFFLPSPARLFPVPLPWGISLYLLISYAANLLPWAQVSRCTFLYHYMAALIFAEIALAYGVDRWCWQRSWWRWACGGVVLGVSILAFWFWLPIYLGLPLSPDAYQLRMWFANWI; encoded by the coding sequence ATGCTTCTCGCGACGCTCAATCGATCGGTTAAACGCTACGGATTCCCGTTGGCCCTGGGGGCTATTTTCGGATTTGCGATCGCGCTTCGGTTTTGGCGGTTGGGGCAGTTTAATACCCTGGTGTTTGATGAGATCTATTACCCGGTGTTCGCCAATCGCTATTTAATCGGTGAGCCGGTGTTTAACTCCCATCCGCCCCTGAGCCAAACCCTGATGGCGATCGCGATGTGGATTGGGTCATGGTGGCCCGCGCCGCCGGACATGATCAACGGTTTAACGGGATCGATGCGTTCGACCTTGAGTTATCGATGGTTAAATGCGATCGCCGGGGCTTGGGTTCCGATCATCGCGGCATTAATCACCTATCACCTCAGCCAGCGGCGCAGCTTTGCGATCACCACCGCCCTGCTCTTGTCTCTCGATGGCCTGCTGTTGGTGGAATCCCGCTACGGTCTCAACAATATCTATCTAGTCTTGTTCGGCCTGTTAGGCCATCTCTACCTGATCCGGGGGCTGCGAACCCCGCCCCTGCCCCGGATTCCCGCCCAGCCCAAACGTCAGGTGCGCTGGTTTCGGGACTATCGCGGCACCCGCTTTGCCACCCTGCGCCAGGTGAGCGATTGGGTGAGCGATCGCCTCCATTCCCGCCGTCCGCCCCAACCGTGGCAACAGTTCAGCCTCGCGGGGGTGTGGTTTGGCTGTGCGGCGGCGGTGAAGTGGAACGGGTTGGGGTATCTTTTCGCGATCGCCCTGCTGTGGATCGTCGCGATCGCCCTAGCGTGGATCGTTCCCCACCGGCTCCGCACCGCCCACGCCTTCCCCCTCAATGCCCTCGCCCAGATTCGTCCCCTCCCCGCCCTCCTGTATTTCGCCCTCATCCCCCTCCTCACCTATTGCCTGCTGTGGATTCCTCACCTCTGGCTCAACCCCACCCCCAACTTCTGGCAAGTGCATCGCCAAATCCTCGCCTTTCACCACGCCGTCGGCAGCGGCAGCGCGGTGCATCCCTACTGTTCCCCCTGGTATAGCTGGCTCCTGATGTGGCGACCCGTGGCCTACTTCTACGCCACCGCCCGCAGCCTCGATGAAACCGTCCCTGCCTACCCCCCCCTGCCCAGCAACGCCAGCACCCTGATCTACGATGTCCACGCCATGGGCAACCCGATCCTCTGGTGGGGAGCCACGGGTGCGATCGCTCTCCTTCTTCTTCTTTTTTTTCTCCCCTCCCCCGCCCGACTCTTTCCCGTCCCCTTACCCTGGGGCATCTCTCTCTATCTGCTGATTAGCTACGCCGCCAACCTGCTCCCCTGGGCCCAGGTCAGCCGCTGCACCTTCCTCTACCACTACATGGCCGCCCTCATCTTCGCAGAGATCGCCCTCGCCTACGGGGTGGACCGGTGGTGTTGGCAGCGATCGTGGTGGCGGTGGGCCTGTGGGGGTGTCGTGCTGGGGGTCAGTATCCTGGCATTTTGGTTTTGGTTGCCGATTTATTTAGGGTTACCCCTGTCGCCGGATGCCTATCAACTGCGAATGTGGTTTGCCAATTGGATTTAA
- a CDS encoding CHAT domain-containing protein, whose amino-acid sequence MSSQFWGRSVARSVVLSLVLWGAFQIPALAQPSSNSYLEQLTTTYQQMLDGFPAQRAAAEAAQNPRELGRLWMMYGIAHQYFGRFEAAQQGLERALVLMRETGDVSEAAVVQQLAAVHAQQGDAYGIAFLEGQLRQPLAVASRRAVLYQLGIAYLSLGDRARLPRGIAVMEEYLAGLDVEAEPDYWIGAVTILAALQYLVNPGEAIATLQGAIASHQSLLSQRAQWTSFTSQLAHYLHQQQRGLEAIAVVQAALAALPTDANPHVPQARWQLLGLLADLQADQEQFAAAHRLHRERLTLAQSLAPHNATHLSLTWAALAQTAFWQGNLAEALQFQTEAYGQYDLSPDPLQWRETDLTALVQGSDRLQHLGFLQWQAGQLAQAEATLRQGLAMDREARQMLLDNTNFYAMTRDELTVTNYGPSTDGYRTLQQVLVAQGQPEAALVAAEAGRARALLQLLINRQANTNQYIDVQTLTLAQIKAIARREKTTLVQYSVVYDAPFTYRIAFADQNPDVVTSTILIWVITPDGEIHHRTVPLDQSLSLLVERARNRIISSDRANRAGPPLQDLHRLLIDPIAPLLPTDPTARVTFIPQDMLFFVPFPALQDANGVELIDRHTILTAPSIQVLDVARRTKERSPPQDQALVVGNPTMPPFPGGTGTTRNALAPLPGAEAEAKAIAALFQTEPLIGDQATEAEAIAGMQNARIIHLATHGLLDSDLRYGSSLALAPTRDTDGFLTLREINQLDLKADLAVLSACDTGRGWIGAGDGVIGLSRSFIGAGAASVMVSLWAIPDQPTATLMTEFYRNLNAGQDGAKALREAMLTTRDRYPSPSAWAAFTLTGAVD is encoded by the coding sequence ATGAGCAGTCAGTTTTGGGGTCGCAGCGTGGCCCGGTCGGTGGTTTTGAGTTTGGTGCTGTGGGGAGCGTTCCAAATCCCTGCACTGGCTCAACCTTCATCTAACTCCTACCTAGAGCAACTGACAACGACGTACCAACAGATGCTCGATGGGTTTCCGGCGCAACGGGCGGCAGCAGAGGCGGCCCAGAATCCGAGGGAGTTGGGTCGCTTGTGGATGATGTACGGGATTGCGCATCAGTATTTTGGGCGGTTTGAGGCGGCGCAGCAGGGGCTAGAGCGGGCGCTGGTGTTGATGCGGGAGACGGGGGATGTGAGTGAGGCGGCGGTGGTGCAGCAGTTGGCGGCGGTGCATGCCCAGCAGGGTGATGCTTATGGGATTGCGTTTTTGGAGGGGCAGTTACGGCAACCGTTGGCGGTGGCGAGTCGGCGGGCGGTGTTGTATCAGTTGGGGATTGCCTATCTGAGTTTGGGCGATCGCGCCCGGTTGCCCCGTGGTATTGCGGTGATGGAGGAGTACCTAGCCGGGCTGGATGTGGAGGCGGAACCGGACTATTGGATCGGGGCGGTGACGATTTTGGCGGCGCTGCAATATTTGGTGAATCCTGGGGAGGCGATCGCTACGCTGCAAGGGGCGATCGCCTCCCATCAATCTCTCCTGTCCCAACGCGCCCAATGGACGAGTTTCACCAGTCAACTGGCCCACTATCTCCATCAACAACAACGGGGCCTAGAGGCGATCGCGGTCGTCCAAGCAGCCCTCGCGGCCCTGCCGACCGATGCTAACCCCCATGTCCCACAAGCCCGGTGGCAACTTTTGGGCCTGTTAGCCGATTTGCAGGCGGATCAAGAACAGTTTGCGGCGGCCCATCGGTTGCACCGCGAACGTTTAACCCTGGCTCAGTCCCTCGCCCCCCACAACGCCACGCATCTGAGCCTGACGTGGGCGGCGTTGGCACAAACAGCCTTTTGGCAGGGGAATCTTGCCGAGGCGTTGCAATTTCAAACCGAGGCCTATGGGCAATACGACCTTAGCCCCGACCCGCTACAGTGGCGTGAGACAGATTTAACCGCGTTAGTGCAGGGGAGCGATCGCCTCCAACATTTGGGTTTTTTGCAGTGGCAGGCGGGCCAATTGGCCCAAGCTGAAGCGACGTTACGGCAGGGGCTGGCGATGGATCGCGAGGCGCGGCAGATGTTGCTAGACAACACCAACTTCTACGCGATGACACGGGACGAGTTGACGGTGACGAACTACGGGCCGAGCACCGATGGTTATCGGACGTTGCAACAGGTGTTGGTGGCCCAGGGGCAGCCTGAAGCCGCCCTCGTCGCAGCAGAAGCGGGGCGGGCGCGGGCATTGTTGCAGTTGTTGATCAATCGTCAGGCGAATACGAACCAGTACATTGATGTGCAGACCCTCACCTTGGCGCAGATTAAAGCGATCGCCCGTCGCGAAAAGACCACCCTCGTCCAATACAGCGTCGTCTATGATGCCCCGTTTACCTACCGGATTGCCTTTGCTGATCAAAATCCTGACGTTGTCACGAGCACAATCTTAATTTGGGTGATCACGCCCGATGGGGAGATTCATCACCGCACGGTTCCCCTCGATCAGAGTTTATCCCTGCTGGTGGAACGTGCCCGTAATCGGATCATTTCCAGCGATCGCGCCAATCGAGCGGGGCCCCCACTCCAAGACCTCCATCGCCTGCTCATTGATCCCATCGCCCCCCTCCTGCCCACCGATCCGACGGCCCGCGTCACCTTCATTCCCCAAGATATGCTCTTTTTTGTGCCCTTTCCGGCCCTCCAAGATGCCAACGGGGTGGAGTTGATCGATCGCCATACGATCTTGACGGCTCCCTCGATTCAGGTGTTGGATGTGGCCCGCCGCACGAAAGAACGCTCGCCGCCGCAGGATCAGGCGTTGGTGGTGGGCAATCCGACAATGCCCCCATTTCCGGGGGGAACCGGGACAACACGCAACGCCTTAGCTCCCTTACCGGGGGCGGAAGCGGAGGCTAAGGCGATCGCGGCCCTGTTCCAAACGGAGCCACTGATCGGGGATCAAGCCACGGAAGCCGAGGCGATCGCCGGGATGCAAAACGCCCGGATCATCCACCTTGCCACCCATGGCCTGCTCGATTCTGATCTGCGTTACGGTAGCTCCCTCGCCCTTGCCCCCACCCGCGATACTGACGGCTTTCTCACCCTCCGTGAGATTAATCAATTGGACTTGAAGGCCGATTTAGCGGTGCTCAGTGCCTGCGATACGGGGCGGGGCTGGATCGGGGCCGGGGATGGGGTGATCGGGCTGTCGCGATCGTTCATTGGGGCGGGGGCGGCCAGTGTGATGGTGTCGCTGTGGGCGATTCCGGATCAACCCACGGCCACCCTGATGACCGAGTTTTACCGCAATCTCAACGCGGGCCAAGATGGAGCTAAAGCCCTGCGGGAGGCGATGCTAACAACGCGCGATCGCTACCCCAGCCCCAGCGCTTGGGCCGCCTTCACCCTCACCGGAGCCGTAGATTAG
- a CDS encoding SulP family inorganic anion transporter, which yields MTRFLTRMVHGLHFKNIRGDCFGGLTAAIVALPLALAFGVSSGVGPIAGLYGAVCVGFFAALFGGTPSQISGPTGPMTVVMASTLVSLTARYPDTGLAMAFTVIMLGGIFQILLGVFSLGKYLTLMPYTVISGFMSGIGVIIILLQIGPLLGHAGSGNVVDNVMKLPSLISHLDPIAAGLGALTLVIVFAAPPRLNRILPAPLIALVVGTVVSVVVFPDAAIPRIGTIPSGLPTLHLPTMEWATLKDMLGYSVMLAMLGAIDSLLTSLVADNITRTQHDSNRELIGQGIGNLVSGLCGGLPGAGATMRTVINVQAGGKTPLSGIVHALVLAVIVLKAGSLTEPIPHAVLAGILIKVGIDIIDWGFLRRAHRLSAKGAGLMYLVLGLTVFVDLITAVAVGAFVANLLTVKHMTDVQEREMRAVTDGTAEDWLLPEERSLLHQAQGRILMFRLSGPMSFGAAKSISRRMAIVGNYDVLILDLMNVPRLGVTALLAIEMMIKDAIEKRRDVFVVGAHGQVYRRLHTLEVIQQLPPTCRYSDRLSALQQAVQLVQGYSVVVEPGDSLVADSEVRSPSHHSVSASAYAED from the coding sequence ATGACTCGATTTTTAACCCGTATGGTGCATGGCCTGCACTTCAAAAACATTCGCGGCGACTGCTTTGGCGGCTTGACGGCGGCGATCGTGGCCCTGCCCCTCGCCCTGGCCTTTGGGGTATCCTCCGGTGTCGGCCCCATTGCCGGACTCTACGGCGCAGTATGCGTGGGCTTTTTCGCCGCCCTCTTTGGGGGGACTCCCTCCCAGATTTCCGGGCCCACCGGGCCCATGACCGTGGTGATGGCCTCCACCCTCGTCTCCCTCACTGCCCGTTATCCCGACACCGGCCTCGCCATGGCCTTCACGGTGATCATGCTGGGGGGGATTTTTCAGATTCTCCTAGGGGTCTTCAGCCTCGGTAAATACCTCACCCTGATGCCCTACACCGTGATTTCCGGCTTCATGTCCGGGATTGGGGTGATTATTATCCTGCTGCAAATCGGGCCGCTATTGGGCCACGCCGGCAGTGGCAATGTGGTGGACAATGTGATGAAATTGCCGAGCCTGATCAGTCACCTTGACCCGATCGCTGCCGGATTAGGGGCCTTAACCTTGGTGATTGTGTTTGCTGCGCCGCCCCGGTTGAATCGGATTTTACCCGCTCCCTTGATTGCCTTGGTGGTGGGTACTGTGGTGTCGGTGGTTGTCTTTCCCGATGCGGCGATTCCGCGCATTGGCACGATCCCCTCTGGTTTACCCACCCTCCACCTGCCAACGATGGAGTGGGCCACCCTCAAGGATATGCTCGGTTACAGTGTGATGCTGGCGATGTTGGGGGCGATCGATTCCCTGCTCACCTCTCTGGTGGCGGACAATATTACCCGCACCCAACATGATTCCAATCGCGAATTGATTGGCCAAGGGATTGGTAATCTCGTCTCTGGCCTCTGTGGGGGTCTGCCGGGAGCCGGGGCAACGATGCGCACGGTGATCAACGTCCAAGCCGGGGGCAAAACGCCGCTATCGGGGATCGTCCATGCGTTGGTCTTGGCGGTGATTGTGCTCAAAGCCGGCTCCCTGACCGAGCCGATTCCCCATGCGGTGTTAGCGGGGATTTTGATTAAGGTGGGGATCGATATTATTGATTGGGGCTTTTTGCGGCGGGCCCATCGGCTCTCGGCTAAGGGGGCGGGGCTGATGTATCTGGTGTTGGGGTTGACGGTGTTTGTGGATCTGATTACGGCGGTGGCGGTGGGGGCCTTTGTGGCGAATCTGCTGACGGTGAAGCATATGACCGATGTGCAGGAGCGGGAAATGCGGGCGGTGACTGATGGGACGGCGGAGGATTGGTTGTTACCGGAGGAGCGATCGCTCCTGCACCAAGCCCAAGGCCGGATTCTCATGTTCCGCCTCAGTGGCCCGATGAGTTTTGGGGCGGCGAAATCCATTTCGCGGCGGATGGCGATCGTGGGAAATTATGATGTGTTGATTTTGGATTTAATGAATGTGCCGCGCTTGGGGGTGACGGCATTGTTAGCGATCGAAATGATGATCAAAGATGCGATCGAAAAACGGCGAGATGTGTTTGTGGTTGGGGCCCATGGTCAGGTGTATCGACGATTGCATACCCTTGAGGTGATCCAACAATTGCCGCCGACCTGTCGATATTCTGACCGATTATCGGCGTTGCAACAGGCGGTACAGTTAGTCCAGGGCTATTCTGTGGTGGTGGAGCCTGGGGACTCTTTGGTGGCGGACTCTGAGGTGCGATCGCCCTCTCACCATTCCGTTTCTGCGTCAGCCTATGCTGAAGATTGA